From the genome of Bos indicus x Bos taurus breed Angus x Brahman F1 hybrid chromosome 19, Bos_hybrid_MaternalHap_v2.0, whole genome shotgun sequence:
AACTCCTGAGGCATGGGCTGGAGTAGGATACAACATGATGATGGCTGACTTGAAATATCTGAGTGACTGTCGCGTGTGGAGGAGGAATTTAGACTTAGTTTTCTGTGTTCCAAGGCCTGGAAATATATCTTTCTAGTAGATGCAGAGAGTCGGCTTTCTGTTCAGGAATAGTAGCAAGGTAGTGTGAGTAGTCTGGAGGTAGTGAGGTCCCTGTTCTCAGAAGTTGGTGGGGATTTTGCAGAGGACTTTCAAGCATGAATTTAAAGGGTTGAACAGGGTCGCCCTTAAAGTTGGTTCTAACCAGGAGGTTCTGATTacttttccccctccccccacagccaCTGCTGCCAAAGTGATTGACAGGTTTGATGAAGGGGAAGATGGGGAAGGTGATTTTCAGGCGGTGGGTAGCATTCGAAAGCTGGCATCAGCTTCCCTCTTGGACACAGACAAGAGATATTCTGGCAAGACCACGTCTAGAAAAGCTTGGAAGGAAGACCATTGGGAGCAGACTCTGTCAGGCTCATCTGGTGAGTAGACCTACTTGCATGTCTTTCCTAATTTTGGGGggttaaatctttttttcttttgggtgaCCACTGCACAGCCACTGTCTTAGGATGCCCCCACTTACTGTCATTGATTCGGCATTAGAAATGGCCCTCTGAAGTACTTAATTTCACTTTGTAAGGAATCTAAAGCCTAGAGCTATTAAGTTGCTCTATTCCTAATGTTTACACTAATGGTTCACCCTGAAATGGAGTGACAGAGAAGGCCTTCCGTATTTAGATTTTGGAGAGGGCTATGTgttgggcttccaaggtggcactagtagtaaagaatccgcctgccaatgcaggagacgtaagagacgtgggtttgattcctggatcaggaagatccctggagaagggcatgacaacccaccccagtattcttgcctggagaatccagtggaatgaggagcctggcaggctgtatgtagtccatggagttacacagagtcggacatgacttgaagcaacttagcgcacacacacacacacacgcatgtgttGAAAAAGCATTGTGTCTGATGAGCATGCTACTCATAGATTTTCCTTTGGTTTGTCAAGTCTTGCATTGAGTCACTGGGTAATATTGTGACACTCATTTCTTTGCCATTGTAAAACTTTCATAACCCTTCCCTGTTCCCTGCAAGAGTTAGGAGGATGTGGGCTTATAGTTTTAAAGATTGTGAGTTTCTCTGAGTGGGAGAAGGGGGCTGGATGTGGTGATTCGTGAGTGGATGCTATTCGTTTTCCTGTAGAGAGGTCAGAGGGACCATGTTGAGAACCCACAGATAATATGAAAGAAGTAATCAGTCATGCTCTGATATCCCTGATTTAGGCCTTGAAACAGTTCTGGGTACATGATCATCTTGTTTAATCTTCCCAGCAGCCCTGTGAGGTTGCTACtgtttatccccattttgcagataaggaaattgaggggCATATGTGTTACATAACTTATGCAAGGTCATATATCTAGTAAGTGCAGCCCAGAACTCAAATAAGTTAGTCTGACTCTAAGATCTATACTTTAAACTACTATCATACATGTAAAGAACTTAAAGGATTATTTCTCTTTACTATTTGGAACTGTATAGTTTTCACAGCCTTCTGTGTCTTGAGTCTATATATTAAAGTATATCTGATATTCACTTAAAGAAGTACTTAAGATCTATTATGTTTTCAtaaaatctttgttttatgaagaaAGTTATTGGTAACAGGCCCCTGTACAATTATGCTTCCCGTATGTGGGACCTTTGTGTTCTGCACTGAAAGAGATTGGATGATCAATGATGATACAGAAAGACCTGTAAATATCAGAAGTAAAAGtaattttttctataatttaattTCTATAATATAATTCAGATTTTTCTATAAGTAAAATCAGAAGCCATAACTAATATTCCATTTACTGAAGGATCAAGTTTAGACACCTTCCCATGGAAGACAAAACCCCTCCTGGcgggacttctctggaggtccagtggttaagactctgcacttctgttgcagggggcacgggtggctccctggtcagggaactagcatACTGCATGTgttcgtgctaagtcgcttcagtcgtgtctgattctatgcgaccctatagactgtagccttctctgtccgtggaattctccagtcaagaatcctgaagtgggttgccatgtccttcaggggatcttcccaacccagggatcgtacccacgtctcttacctctcctgcatttggctggtgggttctttaccactagcaccacctgggaagccctgcatgctgcatggcatagcctcaaattaaaaccaaaaaaccctGAATAACTCTCTGAGCTCATATCCTAGCATCCTGCACCTcagtgtacttaaaaaaaaaaaattagttaatttttggctgtgctgggtctgtgtaGCTCCATgtaggctttctttagttgcagtgcatggacttctcgTTGCAGTagcatctcttgttgcagagcaagctCTACaatgcacgggcttcagtagttgcgcgcacaggcttagttgccctttgCACCaaacagcatgtggaatcttctgaaCCAGGGGTCGAACActtgtcccctgcgttggcaggcaggcttGCAAGCAGTGGCTCCCCGTGGAATTCCCTCAGGACACTTTTGTGTGCTGGAcctttgtctctgctgcttttcctttccttcccctttctccGTCTGATGAGCTGCTACTTATGCTTAATAAGTAAAGCTATAAGGTATCTTTCACCTGAAGCCATCTCTCACTATACTAACGACACTGCAGCGCGGTTGTTGGTTGTATCTACCACTCCTAGCAGACTGTGAACCCCTCCCCACAGATACTGCATTCTATTTGTCAGTCTCTAGTTTTTATCCACGGCTGGTTCATAATAGGTGCTTAGTAAGTATTTAATAATAAGCATCACTAGTGTGATAGGGATTGTGCTATTGAGTTGCACTGAGTAtggtaatacttttttttttggacaggtGCCATAATCCTTTAGGTGAAACAAAAGAAATGGCCAAGTATTTGTTTCaagattttccttttccctccctcgTTTAGATAAAGAAATATCTGATGAGGACGGGTCTGCAGATGGAGATTCAGAGGGCCTGGGCCTGGAGGAGTCCGATGAGGAAGCCATGAGTGCTGAGGATCAGGAGGGCGGGGACGAGGGGGACAGCAGCCTGGCCTGGAAGAAGAGGAGCGGGAGTCACTCACAGACATCGTCGGGCTTCAGTGTCCAGAGCATCAGTGACTTTGAAAAATTTACTGAGGGAATGGACGACCTTGGTAgcagtgaggaggaagaggaagacgaGGAGGAGAGTGGTATGGAAGAAGGGGAAAGTGAGGAAGACTCTGAAGATGCGAGTGAGGAAGACAAGGCCGAAGCCAGGGCCAGTGAGGACGACGGGGTGGTGATGACCTTCTCTGAGGTCAGAGTTTCCGAGGAGGTGGAGAAAGGCCGAGCTGTGAAGAATCAGATAGGTTTGTACACTGCTTGTTTTTCAGAGTGTCTGCATTTGCTCTCcgttttgtttgtctgtttgttttaggCAGTTTGCTCtctcccttgtgtgtgtgtatgtgtgtgtgtgttagtcactcagtcgtgtccaactctttgtgactccgttgaccgtaacccaccaggcccctttgtccatgtaattctctaggcaagaatactggagtgcgtagtcattgccttctccaggggatcttcccgacccagggatccaacccatgtctcctgcacttcaggcagattctttaccgtttgagccaccagggaagcctttgctgtctcctgtgtcttgtgTCCTGCCAGTTCGTTGGTGACGTGCCCCACTTACCTAGAGGCCTAAAGCACCATTCCCCTGTGCTTGGCCCACCCCTGCTACCCTCACCTGCTTCGCTGGCTCTGCCCTACTACTTCAGGCGGCTGAGGAAGGTTGAGGAGATGGGCATCTTCTCTCGTTGGGCTGTCGCATCCTTTCTCTCATGTAGCAAGTCAAGATACTGGATTTATCCAGATATCTCATGCGTCCAGATACTGGATTTATTTCCTGTAATAAACAGCGTTTCCATCGCATGAAACTGATAAAGCCGTGCTGTTTAGAGGCTGTTTTGATTTCCGGTCCCTCCCCTACTCCCCACCTCAGGAAGATTTTATAACTGAGAAATggaattctattttctgtctcagcACTGTGGGACCAGCTCTTGGAAGGAAGGATAAAGCTGCAAAAGGCTCTGCTGACCACCAATCAGCTTCCTCAACCAGATGTTTTCCCTGTCTTCAAGGACAAAGGTGGCCCAGAATTTGCCAGCGCCCTGAAAAACAGTAAGAGTACTCATGCTGCACTGGGATGCGCAGAACCCCGGGGGTTCATTGGGATCTACTGTGATTGTATTCACAGCACCACAGAGTTGAGAAGACTTGGCTTTAGTGATGATGTAAcatagtgatttttaaattaaaaaagataacaGTATAACCCTTTTGTCAAATGAAGGCAATTTTGATCAAGACAGATGGAGTTCTGTCTATTCTCCTTATTTCTACCCCAGATCTCAcatgccctccccctccccttggttttgagttattttaaaaaatttttattttaaaatctttaggttttttgtttttttaaatgtttatttatttgactgtgttgggtcttagttgggacacacaggatcttcgatctttgttgtgCCATGCTGGGTGCTTCAGTAGTGGTGTGAGAACTCTTGGCTGCAGCATGTgtaatccagttccctgaccagggtttggaCCTGGGAACCCTGCACCGGGAGGGCAGAGTTGTAGCTACCAAACCTTGAGAAAAATCCCTGAGTTACTCTTTTAATGCTCAGAGAGAACCTGCTGGTACAAAACGAAAGGGAGACAGTAAGTGACTAAACTCAGTTGGTTTAAGTTGTATGTCATGTGCTTAAAGGATGCCTTGCTTTGTTGGGTAGTTTCTAGAACAACATACAGAGATGACCTTACTTCTGTCTTCCTCTGAGTTGCATAGAGTGAGGAGAAGGTAGGGACCACAGAAGGAGGAAAAAGTTGTAAAGAACTGCTGGTCTGTGAAGTCCCAGAATTTTAGAAAAGGAGTTTAGCAAttattttccagatgagagaACCAAAGGCCATAGTTACATAGCCAGATCCCGCCTGGCAGAGACAGACTCCTCCAGCCTTTTCTGCCTTCCAGTCTAGGAGCCGCCTGCAGTGTGCTTGTGTGCCCAGCGGCACTGAGGACTGGGGCTGAGCAAGGTACGGGCTGCTGGGATTGCCATCCCTTGTTTGTAGGCTGAGActtagtgggtttttttgtttttgttttttttaaatattgattgatttggctgtgctgggtcttggttgtggcatgcaggatttttggTAGTGGCAGGTAAGATTTTTACTTGCGGCATGCgaactcttggttgtggcatgtgagatctagttccctgaccagggattgaacctgggccccctgcattgggagtacagggTCTGAGCCAcaggacaaccagggaagtcttgaggCTTATTGTTGTCATTTGCTCTTTCCAGCTTGTTTTTATAATATCATGGAGTTTGAATGAGAAGGGTCCTGAGGAGGACATCTGATTTGGTGTCTGCCTCTTGGTAGAGTCACCTTAAACTGTTCCAGATAAAAGTGTAGGATTTCTAGGGTAGGAGTCCTGTGCATCTTTCTCAGCGGGGACTACCGCGTTTAGTGGGGAATGACTTCCAAGCGGCCAGTCTTCAGATTGTGTCCTGCCACACTTGAAGTCAGGAACCTGCAGATACTGTGAGGGTGGGTCTTTTGTAAGCGGCTTCCCAACTCTTCCCCCCTTCCTCCCTCAAATAAATGATAGCTTGATGGTTTCTAGCATTTTTGAGGTTTTTggagcatttctttgctatttttaatgCCCTAGTGCCCTAATTTCCCGTATGGAAATTTGGAAGGAGACCTCAACTGCTCTAGATTAAATGTCTTCAATGTTTCCTAATGAagctttttccattttgttacTCATTACTCTTCTTGCTTGAGCcaaccctctccccaccccccttttTGGGATTCATCTCAAAATGTAGGTGTTTTAAGGGTTAGTCAGTGCTTGGTTTAAGGGACACATTCTTACTCTTGGATGCAGTTTAGTTTGTTTAGCTATTTTACTGTTgtgtaacttttatttttgcaACAGTTCAAGTCTTTTTAACCTGTCTCTTTTCCTACTTAACCAATTGCTTCTTTGCCTCATTGGTGCATTCTAGTTAATCTAACAGATGTCTGTCAACCTGACTGAATGGGTtgcagaggagaagggagaagaaaggaatatTTGTTTGGTATCACATAGTCTAAGATGGGAGGGtggagagttttctttttttaatttttattagagtatagttgatttacactgttgttttagtttcatgtgtacaacaaaatgaatcagttatacatagacatatatccactcttttttagatcttTTCCCATATATTATGGAGTATtgattagagttccctgtgctccacagtaggtGCTTATTAGTTATCTAGGAGAGTTTTCTAATTACCAGAATTGCTATGCATCTGAAGGGTagctaatttttgtttttacctttaTGACTGTATAATATTTGTGTGTTTCCCTATTCTGTGAACAGAGTTTAAGAAAAACTTCTTGGTTATGTTACTCTGGATGAACAATTTAtactgtgttttatatatatatatatgtgtgtatgtatatatatatatatatatatatatatagctggtGTGGAACATTGGCTGAATTTGTACTGACCCCAAAACAAACCCTGgaacttattttctttaattaaatctCTTTTCAATTTGGTTGGTCTTCCAGTAaggtcagactgcctgggtttagATTCCATCTCAGCAGTGGAttagctgagtgaccttgagcaagttacttaacttcacAGTCAGATGGGGATAATatgattgtgaggattaaagaacATGATCGATATCAAGcattagcacagtgtctggcacactgCACACCACGAATGTTAGGTACACATATTCTCTTTTTTCTGCAGAAAGAGTTGTCTGGCAGTGTTCAGCCCTCTGAATAGTGGTTATCAGTGTAACTAACCGTCATCCCTACTGtctccagtgttttttttttagtatatttggTTGCCTTGGGTCTTAATTGCAATACCCAGGATCTTTCCTTGCAGTGCACCGACTTTTGGcgtgggggctcagtagttgcagtgcgtgggcccagttgctctgtgacatgtggaatcttggttccctgaccagggatcaaacccatgtcccctgcattgccaggcagattcactggaccaccagggaagtcccttcagtgTTTTTTGACTTTTTACCAGTGTTCGAATTCcctatacaatttattttttatatttttatttatttatttggctgtgctcggtcttagttgaggtgtgtgggatcttaatttcctgatcagggattgaacccaggaccccctgcattgggagcaaggagtcttagccactggaccagcaggaaagtcccccttatataatttaaatgaacCATTTGTTCTTGAAAATGAGTAGTGTTCTATTCTACTGTGATACTTACAATTCAGCCTCGGCCTCCTATGACTTAAGAAAAAGTGATCAGAGATTTCTTTATTGCCAAGCCCAGTTACTACCTCCCTGGAGCATTCACCCTTTCCTTGAAATTATTGCCCTTTGGTTTTGGTGCTTCCACATGATGTGTGGGTTCTCCTGTGTTTCTGATCCTTTCTCATCTCAGCCTCTTCTTTTATCCTCTCAGTGTCAGTTTCACCACATTTAGGATCTTCTTCTTAGGCTGTGTTTTCTTGGCGTATTCTCTCCACGGCCCGGTCATTTACTCTCATAGTCTTAACAACATTCTCTAAAACAGAGCGGACTTCCAGCTGTATTTAAGCCAAAGTCAAGTCCTGAGCAGCGTGCCTTTGTACCGTAAGCACCTTGAACTCTACTTTTCAGAAACTAAGCatatctctcctttcttcctcagtGCTCTTGGTCCCCAATCACGCTGGTATTACATTTAGTGATTATAACTCTTGCTGTGAAATAATTTCAGAGGCATTTTTGGGGGATATGTTTGTAGTTACatcccacgccagtactcttgcctggcaaatcccatggactgaggagcctggtaggctgcagtccatggggtcgctaagagtcagacatgactgagcgacttcactttcacttttcactttcatgcattggagaaggaaatggcaacccactccagtgttcttgcctggagaatcccagggacagcggagcctggtgggctgccgtctatggggttgcacagagtcggacacgactgaagcaacttagcaagtgGTAAGTCATGAAGTAACCATATCAAAATTAAGAGATTTTCCATGCACAGAACCATTTCTTTAAATAGATGAGCTTTTTCTCTccgattttcttttaaaaacttctgggtatggggagggaggagggttcaggatggggaacacaggtatacctgtggcggactcatttcgatatttggcaaaactaatacaatattgtaaagtttaaaaataaaataaaaaaaaaaaagacaaatatctatgggattctccaggtaggaatactggagtgggtggccattcccttctccgggggatcttcccaatccagggatcaggcccgggtctccagcattgcaggcagattctttaccatctgagcaactcaatggataggagtttgagcaaactctgggagatagtgaaggacaggaagcctggcatgctgcagtccatggggttgcaaagagtcggacatgactgaatgactgaacaataacaatataaaaaaagataattaatagGGACCTACTGGTGGCTCGGAGGTTAGGGCGTTTGCCTGGGATGCggggggcctgggtttggtccctgggttgggaggatcccatggagagggaggtggcagcccactccagtactcttgcctggagaatcccatggagggaggagcctggtaggctacagtccatggggtcgcaaagagtctgacatgatgagcgactttactcactcactcactgtatagcataggaactCTACTTGATACTCTGTAATTGAGTCCCAttgagtggacatatgtatatgtataattgattcactttgtcaTAACCTGAAACttacccaacattgtaaatcaactacagtccaataaaaattattaaaaaagaagaaaaaaaaataaataaaaacttctaTCTGTAGCATTAGGAGATGGTTCCTTTATGTTGGTGGCaacaatatataaagaagaagGCAAGATACTTAAGGAAACCTCCAGCATGAGTATATCTAAAACTTTTCATTATGGAATATATCAAACCTATATAAAAGTAGAGAGAGTTGTACGTACAGAGAACTTATACACCATTACCAGTTAAGCAATAATCAACTCATGGCCCATCTTATTTCATCTGCTTAAACTaacttttcttgtatttctgcttaattttgaAGCAAATACCAGACAGTCTGTCATTGTATCAGGGAATCAGCGTAGTCTCTGagagaaaaggattttaaaaaaaatcacaataccATTATCCCACACAAAAACGCTAATGGTGATTTCTTAATTAAGCACAGCCGGTTTGGATGGAGAGGGAACTGAGAGAGCATTCCTGTAACAGGCGCTCTCCTGTCTTTTCCAGAGTTTGCGCTGTAGCTTTAGATGAAGTGATTACAGGAAAGCCAAACTTCAGCCGTAATAAGTTGACCTTTTAGCGAAATGCATgttattaatgtatttaatgaGATGCATTACAGACTGCAGTGAGCACCATGTTTCATTACAGGTCCAAAATGCAATATCATTAAAGACCTTTAATAGAAACAGTGGTTGACATTTTGATATTTCCTGTAAGcaaaccgccccccaccccgccccccgcaagAACACAGTATAACATGATATAAATATAGAggaaatgttgagtttttttttcacttgcttaCGAGTATGACAACAAATTCCACTATtagtaaattaaattttctttgccCTGCTCCGCCCTGTCTTTCCAGTTCCCATCCTTCCCATCTTCTAGTTCATGTTCACCCTCATATCTCTCTGTGGCCCTTCCCTGGGCCCATCAACTATTTTGACTTGAATAGACTAAATATTTTAATGCCAATTTGACCACAGCACTAATAGACACCTTAAagaacaacttttaaaattttgagtaaGTCATCGCAATTGGAATCTTGATAAATAaggttctgttttggtttttataaattatatttatttttaagtaggcATTGCATTCACATGGCTCAAAATTCAA
Proteins encoded in this window:
- the AATF gene encoding protein AATF isoform X3; translated protein: MTMAGPQSLALQLEQLLNPRPREADPEADPEEATAAKVIDRFDEGEDGEGDFQAVGSIRKLASASLLDTDKRYSGKTTSRKAWKEDHWEQTLSGSSDKEISDEDGSADGDSEGLGLEESDEEAMSAEDQEGGDEGDSSLAWKKRSGSHSQTSSGFSVQSISDFEKFTEGMDDLGSSEEEEEDEEESGMEEGESEEDSEDASEEDKAEARASEDDGVVMTFSEVRVSEEVEKGRAVKNQIALWDQLLEGRIKLQKALLTTNQLPQPDVFPVFKDKGGPEFASALKNSHKALKALLRSLVDLQEELLFQYPDTRYLVDGTKPKAESEEEISSDDEELVEKKKPQRRAPTKRKLETEDYPSFMAKRFADFTVYRNRTLQKWHDKTKLASGKLGKGFGAFERSILTQIDHILMDKERLLRRTQTKRSVYRVLGKPEPAVQPVPESLPGQPEILPEAPANAHLKDLDEEIFDDDDFYHQIITE